One Brassica napus cultivar Da-Ae chromosome A1, Da-Ae, whole genome shotgun sequence genomic region harbors:
- the LOC125575930 gene encoding uncharacterized protein LOC125575930 encodes MECVSSVSYSFLVHGGPQGQVFPSRGLRQGDPLSPYLFILCTEVLSGLCQQAMISGTLPGVKIGHNCPPINHLLFADDTMFFGKSSSTSCRALTTILTRYEAASGQCINRAKSAVTFSSKTNLVTKMRVKQELNITNEGGIGKYLGLPEHFGRRKRDIFAEIVDRIRQKAHGWTARYLSTAGKMVLLKTVLAAMPTYAMSCFKLPKSLCKQIQSVLTRFWWDAKPEVKKMCWVAWDKLTLPKGAGGLGFREIEVFNDALLAKHAWRLLKNPTSLLGRTLLTRYCRHDSFLDCHAPNSASHGWRGILAGREILKKGLGWAIGNGNTVKVWSDNWLSTTHQMCPIGPPREEENNMLVSDLMLPDSTLWNIEKIRDCLPHYEAQIRSIVPSDYGMCDTLVWLADKTGNYTTKSGYATAKLNVEGRSSDFNWHRCVWNVNCSPKLKSFLWKLSSNAMAVGESLLKRGLRVDGACKRCGQLETIAHVMFLCPFAVRVWEAIPAMCVPSPVPTKSIETILSECLRMVNLPPSGLTTPLYPWVMWVLWSSRNQLVFENKSFSETEVLGKALKHAKEWQHSMAQASPRSGSSKDCASKAIQTQHPSDVYCCYSDAAWKGASSAGGMGWSFTNAAGDTRSQGAVACPFVASALVAEALALKEAIKAVISLNIKDLICFSDSRGLINMITASSSVIALQGILHDISVLSLSFSSICFKFVPRLSNTIADRLAKEALSLYLNPSVVRGNLDN; translated from the coding sequence ATGGAGTGTGTTTCTTCAGTGTCATACTCCTTCCTAGTTCATGGAGGACCGCAGGGACAGGTGTTTCCCTCGAGAGGACTCCGACAGGGAGACCCGCTGTCTCCGTACCTATTCATTCTCTGCACGGAAGTCTTATCGGGCTTGTGCCAGCAGGCAATGATAAGTGGTACTCTGCCGGGAGTGAAGATTGGCCACAACTGCCCACCGATTAATCACCTCTTATTTGCGGATGACACAATGTTTTTCGGTAAGTCGAGCTCGACCAGCTGCAGAGCACTCACTACAATCCTTACCAGATACGAGGCGGCTTCTGGGCAGTGTATTAATCGAGCCAAGTCTGCTGTCACCTTCTCCTCCAAAACAAACTTGGTGACAAAAATGAGAGTTAAGCAGGAGCTAAACATTACCAATGAAGGAGGGATTGGCAAATACTTGGGTTTACCGGAACATTTCGGGAGAAGGAAAAGAGACATTTTTGCAGAGATTGTAGACAGGATCAGACAGAAAGCACATGGATGGACTGCTAGATATCTCTCCACTGCAGGCAAGATGGTGCTGCTTAAGACTGTCCTAGCAGCGATGCCTACCTATGCGATGTCTTGCTTTAAGCTCCCAAAATCCTTATGTAAACAGATTCAATCTGTTCTTACGCGTTTTTGGTGGGATGCGAAACCAGAGGTTAAGAAAATGTGTTGGGTAGCTTGGGATAAGCTTACTCTTCCCAAAGGCGCGGGCGGCCTCGGTTTCAGAGAAATAGAAGTGTTTAACGATGCATTATTGGCAAAACATGCTTGGAGACTGCTCAAAAATCCCACCTCTCTGCTCGGAAGAACTCTGTTGACCAGATACTGCCGACATGATAGCTTCCTTGACTGCCACGCACCAAACTCGGCCTCACATGGATGGCGTGGCATACTGGCTGGGCGGGAAATCCTAAAGAAAGGCTTGGGATGGGCTATTGGAAATGGTAATACAGTTAAAGTGTGGAGTGATAACTGGTTATCAACTACACATCAGATGTGTCCCATAGGCCCACCACGCGAGGAAGAAAACAACATGCTCGTCTCTGATTTAATGCTACCTGACTCCACACTGTGGAACATTGAGAAAATTAGAGACTGCTTACCCCATTATGAAGCTCAGATTCGGAGCATTGTCCCTAGTGACTATGGAATGTGTGATACTCTTGTTTGGCTAGCTGATAAAACAGGGAATTACACGACCAAGTCGGGATACGCAACTGCAAAGCTCAATGTGGAAGGAAGATCCAGTGATTTCAACTGGCACCGTTGTGTGTGGAACGTCAACTGCTCACCGAAACTGAAGAGCTTTCTCTGGAAATTATCCAGTAATGCGATGGCAGTGGGTGAGTCACTTCTCAAGAGAGGCTTACGGGTGGATGGAGCTTGTAAACGCTGTGGACAATTGGAAACCATCGCCCATGTTATGTTCCTCTGTCCTTTTGCGGTTAGAGTATGGGAAGCAATCCCAGCAATGTGTGTTCCGAGTCCAGTGCCGACGAAGTCGATAGAGACCATCCTCTCTGAATGCCTAAGAATGGTTAATCTACCGCCTTCAGGACTGACTACACCATTGTATCCTTGGGTAATGTGGGTTTTATGGAGTTCTCGTAATCAACTGGTGTTTGAAAACAAGTCTTTCTCTGAAACAGAGGTATTAGGAAAAGCGCTTAAGCATGCTAAAGAATGGCAACATTCAATGGCACAAGCTTCTCCACGGTCTGGTTCGTCTAAAGACTGCGCCTCAAAGGCGATTCAAACCCAACACCCAAGTGATGTATACTGTTGTTACTCTGATGCAGCGTGGAAAGGTGCCTCTTCTGCAGGTGGCATGGGATGGTCTTTCACCAATGCTGCGGGTGATACACGATCACAAGGAGCTGTTGCTTGCCCTTTTGTGGCCTCTGCACTAGTTGCGGAAGCTTTGGCACTCAAGGAAGCAATTAAAGCAGTCATCTCTCTTAACATCAAAGACCTCATTTGTTTCTCTGATTCAAGGGGCTTGATTAACATGATCACAGCAAGTTCTTCTGTGATCGCTCTGCAAGGAATTCTCCATGACATCAGTGTGTTGAGTCTTTCCTTCTCTTCTATATGTTTTAAGTTTGTTCCTCGGCTCTCTAATACGATCGCTGATCGTCTGGCCAAAGAGGCTTTGTCTTTGTATCTCAACCCCTCTGTGGTGAGAGGAAACCTTGATAACTAA
- the LOC106449983 gene encoding type 2 DNA topoisomerase 6 subunit B-like, with product MEMSDPVPKLLLQLISSAFQRCRLAEDLCRLSLLLLHQSAGNDPPITSISISDTGIGCSLVEFQDLRCPREFNGANIWDGLLSLKTTCFSDDEVFCYHINLGECISNKRIKRQPSQPKNGAKFSGTEVSMSVFASMDALVAPIVTFFQKMLVLHLPNVTMDLVVEQGASPGTQTQYVFVMNGDQTPCFTASNLERLKSGLEDCVLRHGNCLEMMCEQCFSDREHLKVGSGTACPEENRKRPGGTMEVVIVISDLLETTRHCSRSCEGKTEVVYFDNFSPSPIPQVALSALKKIDWKSYGLILASVNDQEGHVFLEWENFPSYVQIQIALHWYHKKYPTRHKTEPGINLVKKGIKSALDDLKTKHEGFLLSSHSRKICSYVPDLARSLAGLIFSSTDMDFQGDCLSVLGFQPQEAEREAVEDYIQRKIVTVIGMNESKPQKDQEAAPFLFFEGGSETSHYEDEEIEGEYYSTSLE from the exons ATGGAGATGAGTGATCCTGTTCCCAAGCTTCTTCTACAA TTGATCTCGTCAGCTTTTCAAAGATGCCGTCTAGCAGAAGATCTCTGTAGAttatcacttcttcttcttcatcaatctgCTGGCAATGATCCTCCGATTACATCTATTTCGA TTTCGGATACGGGCATTGGTTGCAGTTTGGTGGAGTTTCAGGATCTCAGGTGCCCTAGAGAGTTCAATGGAGCCAACATCTGGG ATGGGTTACTCTCCCTCAAGACCACTT GCTTTTCTGACGACGAGGTGTTCTGCTATCATATTAATCTTGGTGAGTGTATATCAAACAAAAGAATCAAAAGACAACCTTCTCAGCCTAAAAACGGCGCAAAGTTTAG TGGGACAGAGGTATCTATGAGTGTCTTTGCAAGCATGGATGCTCTTGTGGCGCCCATAGTTACCTTCTTTCAAAAG ATGCTTGTTCTTCATTTACCT AATGTCACAATGGATCTGGTGGTTGAACAAGGAGCTTCTCCTGGTACTCAAACCCAATACGTCTTTGTAATGAACGGTGATCAAACTCCTTGCTTCACTGCCTCCAACCTTGAACGCTTAAAGTCTGGTCTTGAGGACTGTGTTTTAAGGCATGGGAACTGTTTGGAAATGATGTGTGAACAATGCTTCTCTGATAG AGAGCATCTAAAAGTTGGGAGTGGAACAGCCTGCCCTGAAGAAAATCGTAAGAGACCTGGAGGAACAATGGAAGTGGTGATTGTAATAAGTGACTTATTAGAGACAACTCGCCATTGCAGCAGATCATGTGAGGGCAAAACAGAG GTTGTATACTTTGACAATTTCTCTCCTTCCCCCATTCCACAAGTTGCCTTGAGTGCATTGAAAAAGATTGACTGGAAAAGCTACGGTTTGATCCTAGCGAGTGTGAATGATCAAGAAGGACATGTGTTTCTCGAATGGGAAAATTTTCCTTCAtatgttcaaatacaaatcgCTCTCCACTGGTATCACAAGAAGTATCCAACAAGACATAAGACTGAGCCTGGTATAAATCTTGTGAAGAAGGGGATTAAAAGTGCATTAGATGATTTGAAGACTAAACATGAGGGCTTTCTTCTAAGCTCACATTCTCGTAAG ATTTGCAGCTATGTTCCTGACCTTGCAAGATCATTAGCGGGCCTCATATTCTCTTCTACTGACATGGACTTCCAAGGAGATTGCTTATCTGTTCTTGGATTTCAGCCTCAAGAAGCTGAACGTGAAGCAGTGGAAGACTATATACAGAGAAAGATTGTTACGGTTATAGGAATGAATGAGAGTAAACCCCAGAAAGACCAGGAAGCTGCTCCCTTTCTGTTTTTTGAAGGCGGGTCTGAGACATCACACTATGAAGATGAGGAAATAGAAGGTGAGTATTACTCTACCTCCCTTGAATGA